A single genomic interval of Cyprinus carpio isolate SPL01 chromosome B24, ASM1834038v1, whole genome shotgun sequence harbors:
- the sec61g gene encoding protein transport protein Sec61 subunit gamma, protein MDQVMQFVEPSRQFVKDSIRLVKRCTKPDRKEFQKIAMATAIGFAIMGFIGFFVKLIHIPINNIIVGG, encoded by the exons ATGGATCAGGTTATGCAGTTCGTGGAGCCCAGCAGGCAGTTCGTCAAGGACTCCATCAGACTCGTGAAAAGATGCACAAAGCCAGATAGAAAAG AATTCCAAAAgattgccatggcaacagcaaTTGGATTTGCCATTATGGGCTTTATTGGATTCTTTGTCAAACTCATCCACATCCCCATCAACAACATCATTGT CGGTGGTTGA
- the zgc:112332 gene encoding retinol dehydrogenase 12, with protein MHSIRNFFCGQWSSSVRLDDKTVIITGANTGIGKETARDLAKRGARVIMACRDLEKAEAARKDLIEDSGNQNIVANKLDLSDTKSIRAFAELINKEEKQVNILINNAGIMMCPYSKTADGFEMQFGVNHLGHFLLTYLLLDLLKKSAPSRIINVASVAHTWGSIHLDDINSEKGYSPRRAYGQSKLANILCTRSLAKRLQGSGVTVYSLHPGVVQSELFRNLSKPVQIAVKVFSPFTKTTIQGAQTTIYCAVEPKLDNESGRYYSDCAPAQCSREALDDEMAQKLWELSCQMLDITWD; from the exons ATGCACTCAATAAG AAATTTCTTCTGTGGTCAGTGGAGCTCTTCTGTACGTCTTGATGACAAAACAGTCATAATCACAGGAGCTAATACAGGCATTGGCAAAGAGACAGCGAGAGACCTTGCAAAAAGAG GGGCTCGAGTCATCATGGCCTGTCGAGATCTAGAAAAAGCAGAGGCAGCCAGAAAAGATTTAATAGAGGATTCTGGAAACCAAAACATTGTGGCGAACAAACTTGATTTATCAGATACCAAATCCATCAGAGCTTTTGCAGAACTCATAAACAAAG aggaaAAGCAAGTCAACATCCTGATCAACAATGCTGGAATCATGATGTGTCCATATTCAAAAACTGCAGATGGCTTTGAGATGCAGTTTGGTGTAAACCATTTAG GTCATTTTCTGCTCACCTACCTTCTGCTTGACCTCTTAAAGAAATCAGCCCCCTCCAGGATCATCAACGTGGCTTCTGTGGCCCATACGTGGGGCAGCATCCATCTGGATGACATAAACAGTGAGAAGGGTTACTCTCCACGGAGGGCTTACGGCCAGAGCAAACTAGCTAACATCCTCTGCACGCGCTCCTTGGCTAAAAGACTGCAGG GCAGTGGTGTGACTGTGTACTCCCTCCATCCCGGTGTGGTGCAGTCAGAGCTGTTTAGGAACCTCAGCAAGCCTGTGCAGATAGCAGTCAAGGTCTTCAGCCCTTTCACCAAGACCACTATTCAGGGGGCCCAGACCACCATTTACTGCGCTGTGGAGCCCAAACTGGACAATGAGAGTGGAAGATATTACAG CGACTGTGCTCCAGCACAGTGTTCAAGAGAGGCTTTAGATGATGAAATGGCTCAGAAACTCTGGGAGCTCAGCTGTCAGATGCTTGACATTACTTGGGACTGA
- the si:dkey-73n8.3 gene encoding retinol dehydrogenase 12 — MSSFAKDSFCWLTRNKTFGKMNVLRGLFTKSWSSDIRLDGKTVIVTGANTGIGKETAKDLARRGARVILACRDLLRAEQAAGDISRDVENADVVVRKLDLADTKSICDFAELIYNTEKSLHLLINNAGVAMCPYSTTADGFETQFGVNHLGHFFLTFLLMDLLKHSAPSRVINVSSLAHHMGKIHFEDLNGEKSYHPVKAYVQSKLANILFTRELATRAEEMGVSVYAVDPGLVKTDIIRNLNKSLQLFVKRFGFLIKTPAEGAYTTLYCALTPDLPTGTYYSNCAMAPCSRAAKDDNTASRLWAVSCHLLGIRWK; from the exons ATGAGTAGCTTTGCAAAAGACTCTTTTTGCTGGTTGACACGTAataagacttttgggaaaatgaATGTCTTAAG AGGGCTTTTCACCAAAAGCTGGTCATCTGATATTCGTTTGGATGGAAAAACGGTTATAGTGACTGGAGCAAACACCGGGATTGGGAAAGAAACAGCCAAGGATCTGGCAAGACGGG GTGCACGGGTGATCCTGGCCTGCAGAGACCTGCTGAGGGCCGAACAGGCGGCTGGTGACATCAGCAGAGACGTGGAAAACGCAGACGTGGTGGTTCGGAAACTGGACCTGGCCGACACCAAATCCATCTGTGACTTTGCTGAACTGATTTACAACA ctgaaaaGTCTCTTCATTTGCTGATCAACAACGCTGGCGTGGCAATGTGCCCATATTCAACAACAGCTGACGGTTTCGAGACACAGTTCGGAGTCAATCATTTAG GACATTTCTTTCTTACATTCCTTCTTATGGATCTGTTGAAGCATTCAGCTCCTTCCAGAGTGATTAATGTCTCCTCATTGGCCCACCACATGGGAAAGATCCACTTTGAGGACCTGAACGGTGAGAAGAGCTATCATCCCGTGAAGGCCTACGTACAGAGCAAACTGGCCAACATACTTTTCACGCGAGAGCTCGCCACGAGAGCGGAAG AGATGGGAGTGAGTGTTTATGCTGTGGATCCAGGCCTAGTAAAGACAGACATCATCAGGAATTTGAATAAGTCTCTGCAGCTCTTTGTGAAGAGATTTGGTTTTCTGATCAAAACCCCTGCGGAGGGCGCATATACTACCCTGTACTGTGCCCTCACCCCTGACCTGCCCACTGGAACCTACTACAG TAACTGTGCCATGGCTCCATGCTCCAGGGCCGCTAAAGACGACAACACTGCTAGCAGACTGTGGGCTGTCAGCTGCCACCTGCTGGGAATTCGCTGGAAATGA